From Permianibacter aggregans, a single genomic window includes:
- a CDS encoding DUF5916 domain-containing protein: MAPCSALAAEQDAIVVDGLASESFWQQAQVFDQLVAVEPFTRETPKHQQRIRVISLPAGIAVHFDIDQPPEVLRTKPNTQRDRAGPADRVNVVIDYDNQGLTAYNFTVTLAGNIEDGIVGRNSFNADWDGDWKYAVQETEQGWTVEMLLPWTITAMAPVDGDTRTIGIYLDRVLKSTGERFAYPAIRYSQSDYVNSLAEISVKNYAATTSNWFPYVSMVYDQVNDDVDQKVGLDWFFRYSNAFQLIASLNPDFGQVESDDLVVNFSAIEVFFSDKRPFFTENHDDFKLPLPDEGELIYTRRMGANRDDGKGVANIDVASKLRLASSNSSLSYLVVREEDFGDDIGRQFQVLRPRLLLGDTLIGAAIMRTEKPYFDRVADVLAVDAEQSFASGLKLRGQWLQSEIDQSLTEKEGGGAWLTLDYNPVAEWQHTLEFLHYDDDLQLSDLGFVQRTNLEQGAYFGRHVQTHENWNMLKEIEWVTRLSKSRNQQGEDLPDWFRLSANLRFANADQLYLFYRHESAGVDDLISRGNGLWNKPAVNLAILEYIGARRVDMAWGAVYEQGQEGLRDYYRDYAIGLTYFFADQLSTEFWLGYRDSQDWLIWQQANEFSRYRSHRGSVDWQLDWFPDEHQELRLKFQWLNIDGVDGQRYTLFDRRMNASGQAVEDLHINTLGFQLRYRYKLSLLSDIFVVYSRGGFEQNNDTSESTGQTFSDALSLRDADQLLFKWRMHF; encoded by the coding sequence GTGGCGCCATGTTCAGCCCTGGCAGCTGAGCAAGACGCGATCGTGGTCGATGGTCTAGCCTCGGAAAGTTTCTGGCAGCAAGCGCAAGTATTCGATCAGTTGGTTGCTGTCGAGCCGTTCACCCGCGAAACACCGAAACACCAGCAACGCATTCGTGTTATCTCGCTGCCAGCTGGCATCGCTGTCCATTTCGACATTGACCAGCCACCGGAAGTGCTGCGCACCAAACCCAATACCCAGCGTGATCGAGCCGGCCCAGCCGACCGGGTCAATGTCGTTATCGACTACGACAATCAAGGCCTCACTGCCTACAACTTCACTGTGACCTTGGCCGGCAATATTGAAGACGGCATTGTCGGCCGCAACAGTTTCAATGCGGATTGGGATGGCGATTGGAAATACGCAGTACAGGAAACCGAGCAAGGTTGGACCGTGGAAATGTTGCTGCCGTGGACCATTACCGCAATGGCTCCGGTTGATGGCGATACGCGTACCATCGGCATTTATCTTGATCGGGTATTGAAAAGCACCGGTGAGCGTTTCGCTTACCCGGCCATTCGTTATTCACAAAGTGATTACGTCAATTCGCTGGCCGAAATTTCGGTGAAGAACTACGCGGCGACTACCTCGAACTGGTTTCCGTATGTCAGCATGGTTTATGACCAGGTCAATGATGATGTCGATCAGAAAGTCGGACTAGATTGGTTTTTCCGCTACTCCAATGCCTTTCAGCTCATCGCCAGCCTGAATCCGGATTTCGGTCAGGTCGAAAGCGATGATCTAGTCGTCAACTTCTCGGCCATCGAAGTATTCTTTTCTGATAAACGACCGTTCTTCACCGAAAACCACGACGACTTCAAACTGCCTTTGCCGGACGAAGGTGAACTGATTTACACCCGCCGCATGGGCGCCAATCGCGACGATGGCAAAGGCGTCGCCAATATCGATGTAGCCAGTAAACTGCGCTTGGCCAGCAGCAACAGCTCGCTCAGTTATCTGGTGGTGCGCGAAGAAGATTTCGGCGACGATATCGGCCGTCAGTTTCAAGTGTTGAGGCCACGATTATTGCTTGGCGATACCCTGATTGGCGCGGCCATCATGCGCACCGAGAAGCCCTACTTCGATCGTGTTGCCGATGTGCTCGCTGTGGACGCTGAGCAAAGCTTTGCCAGTGGTTTGAAACTCCGTGGCCAATGGCTGCAAAGCGAAATCGATCAATCGCTGACCGAAAAGGAAGGTGGCGGTGCTTGGTTGACGCTTGATTACAATCCGGTTGCGGAATGGCAGCACACGCTGGAATTTCTGCACTATGACGACGACTTGCAATTGTCCGATCTGGGCTTTGTCCAACGGACCAATCTGGAACAAGGCGCTTATTTTGGTCGCCATGTGCAAACCCATGAAAACTGGAACATGCTGAAAGAAATTGAATGGGTCACCAGACTATCGAAGAGCCGCAATCAGCAAGGAGAAGACTTGCCTGACTGGTTCCGGCTTTCCGCGAATCTGCGCTTTGCCAATGCCGATCAGCTTTATCTTTTCTACCGTCACGAAAGTGCTGGTGTCGACGATTTGATTTCTCGTGGCAACGGTTTGTGGAATAAACCTGCCGTCAATCTGGCTATTCTTGAATACATCGGCGCCCGGCGTGTTGATATGGCGTGGGGTGCGGTGTATGAACAAGGTCAGGAAGGACTAAGGGACTATTATCGCGACTACGCCATCGGTCTGACCTACTTTTTCGCCGACCAACTCAGCACCGAGTTCTGGCTTGGCTATCGCGACAGCCAGGATTGGTTAATCTGGCAACAAGCGAACGAATTCAGCCGTTACCGCAGCCACCGTGGCAGCGTCGATTGGCAACTCGATTGGTTTCCGGATGAGCATCAGGAACTGCGCCTGAAATTCCAATGGCTGAATATCGATGGTGTTGACGGACAACGTTATACGCTGTTCGACCGGCGCATGAACGCCAGCGGCCAAGCCGTAGAGGATTTGCATATCAATACGCTAGGCTTTCAGCTTCGTTATCGCTATAAGCTGAGCTTGCTGTCGGATATTTTTGTTGTCTATTCACGCGGCGGTTTCGAACAGAATAATGACACCAGCGAGTCGACCGGGCAAACCTTCAGTGACGCCCTGTCGCTACGCGACGCCGATCAGTTGTTGTTCAAATGGCGCATGCATTTTTAA
- a CDS encoding YigZ family protein, giving the protein MQTPTSSVRLETEVKKSRFIASLAPADSIDQAEQFIADCRRQFSDATHNTYAYTIGGKNLAQSACSDDGEVSGTAGRPMLNILQHAPLTNVVLVVTRYYGGTLLGTGGLLRAYQQAAQLAVQQVEKQAYKTMMTVSLRFAYPLEPQLRYLLPQYQANLVGCQHREQVQFDLELPLELWPEFERCLVQISRGELEICTNP; this is encoded by the coding sequence TTGCAGACACCGACCAGCAGCGTTCGTCTCGAAACCGAAGTCAAGAAAAGTCGTTTCATTGCCAGCCTGGCGCCGGCAGATTCCATCGATCAAGCAGAGCAATTTATTGCCGATTGCCGTCGGCAGTTTTCCGATGCCACACATAACACCTATGCCTATACCATCGGTGGAAAAAATTTGGCGCAATCGGCCTGCTCTGATGATGGCGAAGTGTCGGGTACCGCTGGTCGACCAATGCTGAATATCTTGCAACATGCACCATTGACCAATGTGGTGCTCGTCGTTACCCGCTATTACGGTGGTACGTTGCTGGGCACAGGGGGTCTGTTGCGTGCTTATCAACAGGCCGCGCAACTCGCCGTGCAGCAGGTTGAGAAACAGGCGTACAAAACGATGATGACCGTCAGCCTGCGTTTTGCTTATCCGTTGGAACCTCAGTTGCGTTATCTGCTACCACAATACCAAGCTAATCTGGTTGGCTGTCAGCATCGAGAGCAAGTGCAGTTCGATTTGGAACTACCGCTTGAATTGTGGCCGGAATTTGAACGGTGTTTAGTGCAAATCAGTCGGGGCGAACTGGAAATTTGTACCAATCCGTAA
- a CDS encoding VOC family protein has protein sequence MNTTAQDYLDFLANMEGRWRGRETFAAGIISEREMDAETRSECTLQLDGQLATLHFHQHFDEAPSHRGMAVYRVAHEPPALLMHWYDELDPEPVRFTGTISNGNLVLVGSMHQRAMRTTVEVHGDSMHSRTEMQQSDQSWQTVLQGQFVRQPPVAVGSIVWRDLTVNNAEQVRDFYQAVVGWKIEACDMGDYSDFSMLAADDECVAGVCHHRGVNEGIPSQWLQYVQVENLDDCISKAKSLGGEIVYGPKPLAGQHFCVVRDPAGAVLALCGPRA, from the coding sequence ATGAACACGACCGCGCAGGACTATCTGGATTTTCTGGCGAACATGGAAGGGCGCTGGCGCGGTCGTGAGACGTTTGCAGCGGGCATTATTTCTGAGCGGGAAATGGACGCCGAAACCCGCAGCGAATGCACGCTGCAACTTGATGGACAATTGGCGACATTGCATTTCCATCAGCATTTTGATGAGGCGCCATCGCATCGTGGCATGGCGGTTTACCGTGTCGCGCACGAACCGCCAGCATTGCTGATGCACTGGTACGATGAACTCGATCCAGAACCGGTTCGCTTCACTGGAACGATCAGTAACGGCAACCTGGTTCTAGTTGGCAGCATGCACCAACGCGCGATGCGCACCACAGTAGAAGTCCACGGTGACAGCATGCACAGCCGCACGGAAATGCAGCAAAGCGATCAAAGCTGGCAAACGGTTTTGCAGGGACAGTTTGTGCGTCAGCCGCCCGTTGCGGTTGGCAGCATTGTGTGGCGCGATTTGACCGTCAACAACGCTGAGCAAGTGCGTGACTTTTATCAAGCCGTGGTCGGCTGGAAAATCGAAGCCTGTGATATGGGGGATTATTCCGATTTCAGCATGTTGGCGGCCGATGACGAATGTGTCGCCGGTGTTTGTCATCATCGAGGCGTCAACGAAGGCATTCCGTCTCAGTGGTTGCAGTACGTACAGGTGGAAAATCTTGATGACTGCATCAGCAAAGCCAAATCGCTGGGCGGGGAAATCGTTTACGGCCCGAAACCGCTGGCGGGTCAGCATTTTTGCGTGGTACGCGATCCGGCGGGAGCGGTGCTGGCGCTGTGCGGGCCGAGGGCATAA
- a CDS encoding sensor domain-containing protein: MRNGNSSTSYPSTIAEFLAELRQVMQDADPAVIQDAVYDAEEYLRAERAEHLDLSEAELLLKLKDSYGTPEEVAAAYLQTEAVVSRATRSPDVRKSSSLLGRIFQVYRDPKTYSSLFYMLLTLATGIIYFTWAVTGLSMSVGFAILIFGVPFFLLFMASVRLFSLVEGRIIEVLLGERMPRRPQRVAGQTLMEKIKEMLTDWRTWTTLVYMAAMLPLGIAYFTFAFTGLIVSVIFTFAPILQYFSNEFQINLNGDYYLTWPENLLLVPLGIIGLTLVLHLVRLVGQLHGKLAKHLLVKSSA; this comes from the coding sequence ATGCGTAACGGAAATTCGAGCACTTCCTATCCCAGCACCATCGCTGAGTTTCTGGCGGAACTGCGTCAGGTGATGCAGGACGCCGATCCGGCCGTGATTCAGGACGCCGTCTACGATGCCGAGGAATATCTGCGTGCGGAGCGGGCAGAGCACCTGGACTTGAGTGAGGCCGAGCTGCTGCTGAAACTGAAAGACAGCTACGGTACACCGGAAGAAGTGGCTGCCGCTTACTTGCAAACCGAAGCGGTGGTCAGTCGCGCTACGCGCTCGCCGGATGTGCGCAAATCCAGCTCGTTGCTGGGCCGGATTTTTCAGGTTTATCGCGATCCGAAAACCTACAGCAGCCTGTTCTACATGTTGCTGACCTTGGCGACCGGGATCATTTACTTCACCTGGGCCGTAACCGGTTTGTCGATGTCGGTTGGTTTTGCGATTCTGATTTTCGGTGTGCCATTCTTCCTGCTGTTCATGGCATCGGTACGTTTGTTCTCGCTGGTCGAAGGCCGCATCATCGAAGTGCTGCTCGGTGAACGGATGCCGCGTCGACCACAGCGTGTTGCCGGCCAGACCTTGATGGAAAAAATCAAGGAAATGCTGACCGATTGGCGCACCTGGACGACGCTGGTCTATATGGCAGCTATGCTGCCATTGGGGATTGCGTACTTCACGTTCGCGTTTACCGGCTTGATCGTTTCGGTGATTTTTACCTTCGCACCGATACTGCAGTATTTTTCCAACGAGTTTCAGATCAATCTGAACGGCGATTATTATCTGACTTGGCCGGAAAACCTGTTGCTTGTACCACTGGGTATCATTGGTCTGACACTGGTGTTGCATCTTGTCCGGCTGGTTGGTCAACTGCACGGCAAGCTGGCCAAACATCTGCTGGTGAAATCGAGCGCTTGA
- a CDS encoding PadR family transcriptional regulator, whose product MDQENFSATENPHVKKLQRELNAGTVALVMLTIIERAGQPLYGYQIAKTLEQADESVVAGKQSALYPVLRTMCANGLLDSYVEPSVSGPPRRYYRITEQGRAVLVEWQQAWQKTKNFVDQILSEADHA is encoded by the coding sequence ATGGATCAGGAAAATTTCAGTGCGACGGAAAACCCGCACGTCAAAAAGCTGCAGCGCGAGTTGAACGCCGGTACCGTGGCGCTGGTCATGCTGACCATTATCGAACGGGCTGGCCAGCCGCTGTACGGTTATCAAATCGCCAAAACGCTGGAGCAGGCGGACGAGAGTGTGGTCGCCGGCAAGCAGAGCGCGTTGTACCCGGTGTTGCGAACGATGTGCGCCAATGGCCTGCTCGACAGCTACGTCGAGCCTTCGGTCAGCGGCCCACCACGCCGCTACTACCGGATTACCGAGCAAGGCAGGGCTGTGCTCGTTGAATGGCAGCAAGCCTGGCAGAAAACCAAAAATTTCGTCGATCAGATTTTGTCGGAGGCCGATCATGCGTAA
- a CDS encoding TCR/Tet family MFS transporter, translated as MAEPRRAAFVFIFITLILDVLALGIIIPVLPKLVEEFMGGNTANAAQIYGVFGMAWALMQFLFSPFLGALSDRFGRRPIILISCFGLGFDYLLMALAPTLAWLFIGRVISGITAASFSTAGAYIADVTLPEKRAATFGMMGAAWGIGFIVGPAMGGVLGDIDSRLPFWVAGILALINAAYGFFVLPESLPEEKRCQFSWRRANPVGSLKLLRSHPELASLASISFLQHIAHYVLPSTFVLYVGYRYGWNAKVTGLTLAAVGICNVIVQAVLVKKAVALIGERKMLMVALVAGCAGYVIYGLAPGPLWFWAGIPIFAFMGFIGPALQGLMTRRVSASEQGQLQGANSCMMGIAGTFSPLLFTQIFAWFISEAAFLHLPGAPFFLAAVMMVIGLIIVLKAIPPVQGP; from the coding sequence ATGGCCGAACCGCGCCGCGCTGCGTTTGTTTTTATCTTTATCACATTGATTCTCGACGTGCTGGCGCTCGGTATCATCATTCCGGTGTTGCCGAAGCTCGTTGAAGAATTCATGGGTGGCAACACCGCCAATGCTGCGCAGATTTATGGTGTGTTCGGCATGGCCTGGGCCTTGATGCAGTTTTTGTTTTCGCCGTTTCTTGGTGCTTTGTCGGATCGCTTTGGCCGTCGGCCAATCATTCTGATTTCTTGTTTCGGTTTAGGGTTTGATTACCTGCTGATGGCCTTGGCACCAACGCTCGCTTGGTTGTTTATTGGTCGCGTGATTTCCGGCATTACCGCTGCCAGTTTTTCCACGGCCGGTGCTTACATTGCCGACGTGACGCTGCCGGAAAAACGCGCCGCGACATTCGGCATGATGGGCGCGGCCTGGGGTATTGGTTTCATTGTCGGCCCGGCGATGGGCGGTGTACTTGGCGATATCGATTCACGACTGCCGTTCTGGGTTGCCGGCATTCTGGCGCTTATTAACGCTGCCTACGGTTTTTTTGTTTTACCGGAATCTTTGCCGGAAGAGAAACGTTGCCAGTTTTCCTGGCGTCGAGCCAATCCAGTCGGTTCACTGAAATTGCTGCGTTCCCATCCGGAGCTAGCGTCACTGGCCTCGATCAGTTTTCTGCAACATATTGCCCATTACGTGCTGCCAAGCACGTTTGTCTTGTATGTCGGTTACCGCTATGGCTGGAACGCGAAAGTCACGGGTTTGACGCTCGCTGCGGTGGGGATTTGCAACGTGATCGTTCAGGCCGTTCTGGTGAAAAAAGCCGTGGCGCTGATTGGCGAACGCAAGATGTTGATGGTGGCGCTGGTCGCCGGTTGCGCCGGTTATGTCATTTACGGTCTGGCACCGGGGCCACTCTGGTTCTGGGCCGGCATCCCGATTTTTGCGTTCATGGGTTTTATCGGTCCGGCCTTGCAAGGGCTGATGACACGGCGAGTTTCAGCTTCAGAGCAAGGGCAATTACAGGGCGCCAATAGTTGCATGATGGGTATTGCCGGCACGTTCTCGCCGCTGCTGTTCACCCAGATATTTGCCTGGTTTATCAGTGAGGCGGCATTTCTCCATTTGCCGGGCGCGCCGTTTTTCCTGGCGGCCGTCATGATGGTGATTGGACTGATCATCGTTTTGAAGGCCATTCCGCCGGTGCAAGGGCCCTAA
- a CDS encoding M14 family metallopeptidase codes for MSVQISCNFDGGAISVVKAEKFDDIQVKIRPDNASEFAQWFFFRVHETKGQELRLRFLELSKTAYPKGWEDYQVVASYNRREWFRVPTRFDGETMEVQMTAECDEVYFAYFEPYSYERHLDLIGWANESPLVNVRQLGQTIDGRDMTMLIIEDKEAKPAKLKAKRKVWMIARQHPGETMAEWFVEGFLERLLDGNDAMARAALQDAVFYVVPHMNPDGAVRGNLRTNAVGANLNREWLESTVERSPEVFHVREAMKRIGVDMALDVHGDEGLAYNFVAGCEGVPSYDERHAGLEKQFKDAWHIASPEFQDIYGYDKDEPGKANLSMATSWIGEQFKCLSYTIEMPFKDNANLPDVEFGWSSERSRQFGASVLQPIVQLLPNLR; via the coding sequence GTGTCGGTGCAAATCAGTTGTAATTTTGATGGCGGCGCCATCAGCGTGGTCAAAGCAGAAAAATTTGATGATATCCAAGTGAAGATTCGCCCGGACAACGCGTCGGAATTTGCCCAGTGGTTTTTCTTCCGTGTGCATGAAACCAAAGGTCAGGAGCTGCGCTTACGTTTTCTTGAGTTGAGCAAAACTGCTTATCCAAAAGGTTGGGAAGATTATCAGGTTGTCGCCAGTTACAACCGTCGCGAATGGTTCCGTGTGCCCACCCGTTTCGATGGTGAAACGATGGAAGTGCAGATGACGGCCGAATGCGATGAAGTGTATTTCGCCTACTTCGAGCCGTATTCCTATGAGCGTCATCTGGATTTGATTGGCTGGGCCAACGAATCGCCTCTGGTCAATGTCCGCCAACTCGGCCAAACGATTGATGGTCGCGATATGACGATGCTGATCATCGAAGACAAAGAAGCCAAGCCCGCAAAACTGAAAGCCAAGCGCAAAGTATGGATGATTGCCCGTCAACATCCCGGTGAAACGATGGCCGAATGGTTTGTTGAAGGATTTCTGGAGCGTTTGCTTGATGGCAATGATGCGATGGCGCGCGCGGCATTGCAGGATGCCGTTTTTTACGTGGTGCCGCACATGAATCCGGATGGTGCTGTGCGTGGCAATTTGCGCACTAACGCCGTTGGCGCCAACCTGAATCGTGAGTGGCTGGAATCAACCGTCGAGCGCAGCCCGGAAGTGTTTCATGTGCGTGAAGCAATGAAGCGTATTGGCGTTGATATGGCGCTGGATGTCCACGGCGACGAGGGTTTAGCGTATAACTTTGTTGCCGGTTGCGAAGGTGTGCCGAGCTACGATGAACGTCATGCCGGATTGGAAAAACAGTTCAAGGATGCCTGGCATATTGCATCACCCGAATTCCAGGATATCTATGGTTATGATAAAGACGAGCCGGGCAAGGCCAATCTTTCAATGGCAACCAGCTGGATCGGCGAGCAGTTCAAGTGCCTGTCGTACACGATTGAAATGCCGTTCAAGGATAACGCCAATCTGCCGGATGTAGAGTTTGGCTGGAGCAGCGAACGCAGCCGCCAGTTCGGCGCTTCGGTGTTGCAGCCGATTGTGCAACTGCTGCCGAACTTGCGCTAA
- a CDS encoding DUF1653 domain-containing protein — MSESALSTTLKSALQQPGDTVNLPRPVAMAYLALAEASEPVRWFRHYKGGIYQMLLEVTFEADKQPMIIYRASNGTLWSRYASVFHELVEVEGKMLPRFAEISAEEALSVLR, encoded by the coding sequence ATGTCGGAATCAGCACTGTCCACAACCCTGAAGTCAGCCTTGCAACAACCGGGTGATACGGTGAACCTCCCACGCCCTGTCGCAATGGCATATCTTGCGCTTGCTGAGGCGAGCGAACCGGTGCGCTGGTTTCGTCACTACAAGGGTGGCATCTATCAAATGCTGTTGGAGGTGACGTTCGAGGCCGACAAACAACCGATGATCATCTACCGGGCCAGCAATGGCACGCTTTGGTCACGTTATGCGTCGGTATTTCATGAATTGGTCGAGGTCGAAGGCAAGATGCTGCCGCGTTTTGCCGAGATTTCGGCCGAAGAAGCGTTGAGCGTTTTGCGGTAA
- a CDS encoding tRNA dihydrouridine synthase: MRLLLAPMEGLLDFMLRDVLTRIGGIDHCVTEFIRITNTVLPKRSILRIAPELQNDSKTAAGVPVKVQILGSDPICMADNAAHIASMGAWAIDLNFGCPAKTVNRHRGGAVLLDEPELIFDIARAVRSAVPASIPISAKMRLGCNDTGKMLDCARAFADAGMQELVVHGRTKVQGYKPPAYWHHIAEIKHAINIPVIANGEIWSIEDYWQCRRESECDDIMLGRGMVQNPALALMIRQGEQEKLSWSQMQPWLLQFWLQVQQHVDARHQGGRLKQWFNYLRDEYPEASEDFAMIRTMTKADEISAYLFADRKAA, encoded by the coding sequence ATGCGTTTGTTGTTGGCCCCGATGGAGGGCTTGCTCGATTTTATGCTGCGCGATGTGCTGACCCGCATCGGCGGCATCGACCACTGCGTGACCGAATTCATCCGCATCACCAATACCGTACTGCCGAAACGCAGCATTCTGCGTATCGCACCGGAACTACAGAACGATTCCAAAACTGCGGCAGGCGTGCCGGTGAAAGTGCAAATCCTCGGTTCCGATCCGATCTGCATGGCCGACAACGCCGCCCATATCGCCAGCATGGGCGCCTGGGCGATTGATTTGAACTTCGGTTGCCCGGCAAAGACGGTCAATCGTCATCGCGGTGGCGCCGTGTTGCTCGATGAGCCAGAATTGATCTTCGACATTGCCCGCGCCGTGCGCTCAGCGGTACCCGCCTCCATTCCCATCAGCGCCAAAATGCGACTCGGTTGTAACGACACCGGCAAGATGCTCGACTGCGCCCGCGCATTTGCCGATGCCGGCATGCAGGAATTGGTCGTTCACGGCCGCACCAAAGTGCAGGGCTACAAACCACCGGCCTATTGGCATCACATCGCGGAAATCAAACATGCCATCAATATTCCCGTGATCGCCAATGGTGAAATCTGGAGTATTGAAGACTATTGGCAATGCCGCCGCGAATCCGAATGCGATGACATCATGCTCGGTCGCGGAATGGTGCAAAACCCGGCGCTGGCACTGATGATTCGACAGGGCGAACAGGAAAAATTGAGTTGGTCGCAAATGCAGCCCTGGTTGCTGCAGTTCTGGCTACAAGTGCAGCAGCATGTCGACGCCCGCCATCAAGGCGGACGCCTGAAGCAATGGTTCAATTACCTGCGTGATGAATATCCGGAAGCCAGTGAAGATTTCGCCATGATTCGCACGATGACCAAAGCAGATGAGATTTCCGCGTACCTGTTTGCCGATCGAAAAGCGGCGTGA
- the trhA gene encoding PAQR family membrane homeostasis protein TrhA yields the protein MTKTMGRELDAGATSSTRYSFAEELANSISHGVGILLGIVGLAVLVGFAAVYGGAKHIVGVSVFGLSMILLYTASTLYHSVTHLKVKDILRTLDHSAIYLLIAGTYTPFCLVNLEGAWGWGIFAAIWTLAIIGIVSRVWLGRKSSKVSVAIYLLMGWFIVIAFKPLLANISSLALIFLIAGGISYTAGVVFYVWRRLPFHHAIWHLFVLGGTVLHFFAVLFAVIPFPSELPISA from the coding sequence ATGACCAAAACAATGGGCAGAGAACTCGATGCGGGCGCAACCTCGTCGACACGCTACAGTTTTGCTGAGGAACTCGCCAACAGCATTTCGCACGGCGTCGGCATTCTGCTTGGTATTGTCGGTCTGGCCGTGCTGGTGGGATTTGCCGCTGTTTACGGTGGCGCCAAACATATCGTTGGTGTGTCGGTGTTCGGGCTGTCGATGATTTTGCTGTACACGGCATCGACGCTGTATCACAGCGTCACGCACCTGAAAGTCAAAGACATACTGCGTACGCTGGATCATTCGGCAATTTACTTATTGATTGCCGGCACCTATACACCATTCTGTCTGGTCAATCTTGAAGGTGCCTGGGGCTGGGGAATCTTCGCAGCCATCTGGACGCTGGCGATTATCGGCATTGTCAGTCGCGTTTGGTTGGGCCGTAAATCCAGTAAAGTTTCGGTAGCGATTTACTTGCTGATGGGCTGGTTTATCGTTATCGCGTTCAAACCGTTGCTGGCCAATATTTCATCACTGGCGTTGATTTTTCTGATTGCAGGTGGCATCAGTTATACCGCCGGTGTGGTGTTCTACGTCTGGCGCCGCTTGCCATTTCATCATGCGATTTGGCATCTATTTGTTCTTGGCGGCACGGTGCTGCATTTTTTCGCCGTGCTGTTTGCCGTGATTCCGTTCCCCAGCGAATTACCGATATCGGCCTGA
- the serS gene encoding serine--tRNA ligase: MFDAKYLRQDIQVAAKNLARRGYALDVEKISALEEQRKALQVKTQELQNLRNTTSKSIGQAKAKGEDVAPLMAQVAAFGVELDATKAQYEQVQAEIDAIHLSTPNLLHDSVPDGSDEKQNKEVRRWGEPRQFSFTVRDHVALGELNGELDFGMASKIAGARFSLLKNQLAKLHRALIQFMLDIHTEQHGYTEVYVPYMVNGDSLRGTGQLPKFKEDLFSVGGSTQDGHQLYLIPTAEVPVTNMVRDEIVAAEQLPLKYCGHTPCFRSEAGSYGKDTRGLIRQHQFEKVELVQIVRAEDSYQALEDLTRHAERILQLLGLPYRVMALCAGDIGFGSAKTYDLEVWLPGQQAYREISSCSNFEDFQARRMQARYRNPETGKPELVHTLNGSGLAVGRTLVAILENYQNEDGSISIPEILQPYMRGTTKIG, translated from the coding sequence ATGTTTGATGCAAAATATCTGCGGCAAGACATTCAGGTCGCGGCAAAAAATCTGGCTCGTCGTGGTTACGCGCTGGATGTCGAAAAAATCAGCGCGCTCGAAGAACAACGTAAAGCGCTGCAAGTGAAAACCCAGGAATTACAAAACCTGCGCAACACCACGTCAAAATCGATTGGCCAAGCGAAAGCCAAAGGCGAGGATGTGGCACCGTTGATGGCGCAGGTTGCGGCTTTTGGTGTCGAACTCGACGCTACCAAAGCGCAGTACGAACAAGTGCAGGCTGAGATCGACGCCATTCATTTGTCGACACCGAATCTTTTGCACGATTCGGTGCCGGATGGCAGCGATGAAAAGCAGAATAAAGAAGTGCGTCGCTGGGGTGAGCCACGACAGTTTTCATTCACGGTGCGTGATCATGTCGCACTGGGCGAATTGAATGGCGAGCTGGATTTCGGCATGGCCAGCAAAATCGCGGGTGCTCGTTTCAGCTTGCTGAAAAACCAATTGGCCAAACTGCACCGGGCATTGATTCAATTCATGCTTGACATTCATACCGAGCAACATGGTTACACCGAAGTCTATGTGCCTTACATGGTCAATGGTGATTCCTTGCGTGGCACCGGCCAGTTGCCAAAATTCAAAGAAGATTTGTTCTCGGTTGGCGGTTCGACCCAGGATGGTCATCAGCTTTACCTGATCCCGACAGCCGAAGTACCGGTGACCAATATGGTTCGCGATGAAATTGTTGCCGCTGAACAATTGCCATTGAAATATTGCGGGCACACCCCGTGTTTTCGTTCCGAGGCCGGTTCCTACGGCAAGGACACCCGCGGTTTGATTCGTCAGCACCAGTTTGAAAAAGTCGAGTTGGTGCAAATTGTCCGCGCCGAAGATTCCTATCAAGCCTTGGAAGATCTGACTCGTCACGCTGAACGCATTCTGCAGTTACTCGGCTTGCCGTATCGGGTCATGGCCTTGTGCGCCGGCGATATCGGGTTCGGTTCGGCAAAAACCTATGATTTGGAAGTATGGTTGCCGGGCCAGCAAGCCTATCGCGAAATTTCTTCGTGTTCGAACTTCGAAGATTTTCAGGCGCGCCGTATGCAGGCCCGTTATCGCAATCCGGAAACCGGCAAACCGGAATTGGTGCATACATTGAACGGCTCCGGGCTCGCCGTTGGCCGCACGCTGGTCGCGATTCTGGAGAATTACCAGAATGAAGATGGCAGCATCAGCATTCCGGAAATTTTGCAGCCGTATATGCGCGGCACGACGAAGATTGGTTAA